The Desulfovibrionales bacterium genome includes a window with the following:
- a CDS encoding type II toxin-antitoxin system HicB family antitoxin yields MREVIIYRGEDGYWVAECPSLPGCISQGKTKEEAIANIKEAIQGYIKALEEDGLSVPKERFETLLVAV; encoded by the coding sequence ATGAGAGAAGTGATCATTTATCGAGGCGAAGACGGTTACTGGGTAGCTGAATGTCCAAGTCTTCCGGGTTGTATCAGTCAAGGAAAGACAAAGGAGGAGGCTATAGCCAACATCAAAGAGGCAATTCAGGGCTATATCAAGGCATTAGAAGAAGACGGACTTTCTGTGCCAAAAGAACGGTTTGAAACATTGCTGGTAGCTGTATGA
- a CDS encoding bifunctional nuclease family protein, whose protein sequence is MFKEMKVSGIAIDPVTNTPIMILREVDGEQAMPIWIGLLEATAIATELEKIQFSRPMTHDLLRNILKEVGAGVVKIEIIDLRENTFYAIITIITKDREFQLDARPSDAIALALRTDSPIYVHETVIDKSKRMEMSHRAEVDTEEGKKWADILERLSPDDFGKYKM, encoded by the coding sequence ATGTTCAAAGAAATGAAGGTTTCCGGCATCGCCATCGATCCTGTTACCAATACACCGATTATGATCCTGCGAGAGGTGGACGGTGAGCAGGCTATGCCGATATGGATTGGTCTTCTGGAAGCCACGGCTATAGCCACTGAGCTGGAGAAGATCCAGTTTTCCCGGCCGATGACCCACGACCTCCTTAGAAACATTTTGAAGGAAGTCGGCGCAGGAGTGGTCAAAATTGAAATCATAGATCTGCGCGAAAATACCTTCTACGCTATTATCACGATAATAACAAAGGATAGAGAGTTCCAGCTTGACGCCCGCCCCAGTGATGCCATTGCCCTGGCCTTGCGGACTGATTCGCCGATTTATGTCCATGAAACGGTGATAGATAAGTCGAAACGCATGGAGATGAGCCACAGGGCGGAGGTTGATACTGAAGAGGGAAAGAAGTGGGCTGATATATTGGAACGCCTTTCGCCTGATGACTTTGGCAAATACAAGATGTGA
- a CDS encoding response regulator → MAPNKKVLVVEDDQEVLSMLLDYLTFLGYETTGAGDGLEGLKHLRTGLYDMVITDLSMPYISGIGIISVIKKDYPNIPVIAITGFGRYAEELAQEKRADFVLSKPFEISDLKNAISRLLPA, encoded by the coding sequence ATGGCGCCAAATAAGAAAGTACTGGTAGTGGAAGACGATCAGGAAGTATTATCCATGTTATTGGACTATCTTACCTTTTTGGGATATGAAACTACCGGGGCGGGGGACGGTCTGGAGGGCCTGAAGCACTTGCGAACCGGACTTTATGATATGGTGATTACCGATCTTAGTATGCCTTACATCAGTGGGATAGGAATAATCAGCGTTATTAAAAAGGATTATCCCAATATCCCCGTCATTGCCATAACCGGGTTTGGCCGGTATGCGGAAGAGCTGGCTCAGGAAAAGAGGGCCGATTTTGTTTTGAGCAAACCCTTCGAGATATCCGACTTAAAAAATGCCATCTCCCGTTTGCTTCCCGCCTGA
- a CDS encoding histidinol phosphate phosphatase domain-containing protein yields MIDFHTHSLFSDGELLPSELVRRVECLGYEFVAISDHADSSNIDLIIPRITKVAADINRYSKTRLIPGIELTHIAPSLIRPLAKEARKLGARVVVVHGETLVEPVAPGTNRAALESPIDILAHPGLISEEDVMLAAKKGVFLEITSRRGHCLTNGHVARLALQHNAPLCVNSDGHGPGDFMSETMAKQVALGAGIPPKQVEVIRRNMVKLAKGCFSA; encoded by the coding sequence ATGATAGATTTTCATACCCACAGCCTTTTTAGTGACGGGGAACTCCTTCCCTCTGAACTGGTGCGGAGGGTGGAATGCCTTGGTTATGAATTTGTGGCTATCAGCGATCATGCCGACAGCTCAAACATCGACCTTATTATCCCCCGTATTACAAAAGTGGCCGCAGATATCAACCGGTATAGCAAGACCAGGCTTATTCCAGGGATAGAATTGACACATATTGCGCCATCCTTAATCCGGCCTCTGGCCAAAGAGGCCAGGAAATTGGGGGCAAGAGTGGTTGTCGTCCATGGTGAGACCCTTGTTGAGCCGGTAGCTCCCGGGACCAACCGGGCGGCATTGGAGTCTCCCATTGATATCCTGGCCCATCCCGGGCTGATCAGCGAAGAAGATGTAATGCTGGCCGCCAAGAAAGGAGTTTTTCTTGAGATTACCAGCCGCCGGGGGCACTGTCTGACCAATGGCCATGTGGCGCGCCTGGCCCTTCAGCATAACGCCCCTCTCTGCGTAAATTCTGACGGACACGGGCCGGGTGACTTCATGTCAGAAACTATGGCTAAACAGGTGGCCCTCGGCGCCGGCATCCCCCCTAAGCAGGTAGAGGTAATACGCCGCAATATGGTTAAACTGGCCAAAGGCTGCTTTTCTGCATAG
- a CDS encoding DUF4258 domain-containing protein, whose amino-acid sequence MFNRILKEMREKIRHRAYVMTLHAEEEMDDDCLTIYDVESGILTGKILERQKDRETAEWKYRINGKTISGGKVEIIAKLSPTGKLVIITVYVP is encoded by the coding sequence ATGTTCAATCGAATATTGAAAGAGATGCGGGAAAAGATACGCCACCGTGCATATGTGATGACGCTACATGCAGAAGAGGAGATGGACGACGATTGTTTGACCATCTATGACGTTGAAAGTGGTATACTTACAGGAAAGATACTGGAACGTCAAAAAGATAGAGAAACTGCTGAGTGGAAATACCGTATAAATGGAAAGACTATTTCTGGTGGTAAGGTTGAAATTATTGCTAAATTAAGTCCAACAGGCAAGTTGGTTATTATTACGGTGTATGTGCCATAA
- the glmS gene encoding glutamine--fructose-6-phosphate transaminase (isomerizing) has translation MCGIIGYVGHRRVIPVLLDGLKMLEYRGYDSAGIAYLKDGKIKVSRAEGKLENLDLKLNGKRDEASFTGLGHTRWATHGVPNERNAHPHTDCKNELVVVHNGIIENYFSLRENLKAEGHEFRSDTDTEVLAHLIEKYFAGDLSEAVARAVREVEGSYALAAMCAQDGVLVAARHQSPLVLGLGEGEYFLASDIPAFLRYTKDVMFLDDGEMVIVRRDGIHVKKAATGEEVKKKAERITWDAAMAEKSGFKHFMLKEIYEQPQAILDTVRGRVSVEEGEAYLPEIDLPEKELKDIRRVMLVACGTSWHAALLAKYYLEKWVGLPTEVDLASEFRYRSLLIDGDTLTIPISQSGETADTLAGLRIAKEKGSKIISICNVVGSTVSRESHGTIYTHAGPEIGVASTKAFTSQLTALYLLTIYLGRVRGIISKEKARLMIKDIIDLPPLLEDNIKNIHAAVKELALEFYKKRDFLYLGRNYMFPIALEGALKLKEISYIHAEGYAAGEMKHGPIALIDEAMPVVALAPSSPVYDKVLSNMLEVMARRGIVIALADEGDKKVTDIATHTLLLPKVSEEMAPILYTVPLQLLAYEIAVLRGCDVDQPRNLAKSVTVE, from the coding sequence ATGTGCGGAATAATAGGTTATGTGGGCCATAGAAGGGTGATACCGGTTCTCCTGGATGGCCTCAAGATGCTGGAGTACCGCGGCTATGATTCGGCGGGGATAGCTTATCTTAAGGATGGCAAGATAAAGGTCAGCCGGGCCGAGGGGAAACTGGAGAACCTGGACCTTAAACTAAACGGAAAGCGGGATGAGGCCAGTTTCACCGGTCTTGGCCATACGCGTTGGGCTACCCACGGTGTCCCCAATGAAAGGAACGCCCATCCGCATACGGACTGCAAGAACGAGCTGGTGGTAGTTCATAACGGCATCATTGAAAACTATTTCAGCCTGCGGGAGAACCTAAAGGCGGAAGGCCATGAATTCCGTTCAGACACAGATACCGAAGTCCTGGCCCATCTTATCGAGAAATATTTTGCAGGCGACCTGAGTGAGGCGGTGGCCCGGGCGGTGCGGGAGGTAGAGGGTTCTTATGCCCTGGCCGCGATGTGCGCTCAGGACGGAGTCCTGGTGGCGGCGCGTCACCAGAGCCCACTGGTATTGGGATTGGGCGAAGGGGAGTATTTCCTGGCCTCGGACATACCTGCCTTTTTGCGTTATACCAAGGATGTTATGTTCCTGGACGACGGTGAGATGGTTATCGTGCGCCGGGATGGGATACATGTAAAAAAGGCGGCTACCGGGGAAGAGGTAAAAAAGAAGGCGGAGAGGATAACCTGGGATGCGGCCATGGCCGAAAAATCCGGCTTCAAACACTTTATGCTCAAGGAGATCTACGAGCAGCCGCAGGCCATCTTAGATACCGTAAGGGGCAGGGTATCGGTAGAAGAGGGCGAGGCCTATCTTCCGGAGATAGACCTGCCGGAAAAAGAACTGAAGGATATCAGGCGCGTAATGCTGGTGGCCTGCGGGACCTCCTGGCATGCGGCCCTGCTGGCTAAATATTATCTGGAAAAATGGGTTGGCCTGCCCACCGAGGTGGATTTGGCCTCGGAGTTCAGGTATCGTTCCTTGCTTATAGATGGAGACACACTGACCATCCCCATCTCCCAATCCGGCGAGACCGCGGACACCCTGGCCGGACTCCGTATAGCCAAAGAAAAGGGCTCCAAAATTATATCCATCTGCAATGTAGTGGGGAGCACGGTCAGCCGGGAATCGCACGGGACGATATATACCCACGCCGGTCCGGAGATAGGCGTGGCCTCGACCAAGGCGTTTACCAGCCAGTTGACCGCCCTCTACCTCCTGACCATCTATCTGGGCCGGGTACGGGGGATTATCTCAAAGGAAAAGGCCCGGCTTATGATTAAGGACATCATAGACCTCCCCCCGCTGCTCGAAGATAATATCAAAAATATACATGCGGCGGTAAAGGAACTGGCCCTGGAATTCTACAAGAAGAGGGATTTCCTTTATCTGGGCCGCAATTATATGTTTCCCATTGCCCTGGAAGGCGCTTTAAAGCTCAAAGAAATATCCTACATCCACGCCGAGGGTTATGCGGCCGGCGAGATGAAGCACGGGCCTATCGCCTTGATCGATGAGGCCATGCCGGTAGTGGCCCTGGCCCCCTCTTCGCCGGTCTATGACAAGGTTTTAAGCAATATGCTGGAGGTCATGGCCAGGCGGGGGATAGTCATTGCCCTGGCCGATGAAGGGGATAAAAAGGTCACTGATATTGCCACACACACGCTGCTTCTCCCAAAGGTTTCCGAGGAGATGGCGCCCATCCTCTATACCGTACCCCTCCAACTCCTGGCTTATGAGATAGCCGTACTGAGAGGCTGTGATGTTGACCAGCCGCGCAACCTGGCCAAGAGTGTTACGGTGGAATAA
- a CDS encoding type II toxin-antitoxin system MqsA family antitoxin → MSEAKKMICDICGKEGARVRRVARTYGKGKDILVIENVPVVTCPHCGESYLDAETLHEIERIKLHKKSFAEKRPVPVAHFA, encoded by the coding sequence ATGAGTGAGGCAAAAAAGATGATATGTGACATTTGTGGAAAAGAGGGAGCGCGTGTCCGGCGGGTTGCAAGGACCTACGGTAAGGGCAAGGATATCTTGGTCATAGAAAATGTTCCTGTGGTAACTTGTCCTCACTGCGGAGAGAGCTACCTTGATGCGGAAACGCTTCACGAAATTGAGCGCATAAAGCTTCACAAAAAGAGTTTTGCGGAAAAGCGCCCAGTTCCGGTTGCTCACTTTGCATAA
- a CDS encoding type II toxin-antitoxin system HicA family toxin, translating into MSKLSQVSGRECVKALEKAGFYFKRQEGSHMILRRNEPFAQVVVPDHKELDRGTLRAIIRQAGLNVEEFVKLL; encoded by the coding sequence ATGAGCAAGCTGTCACAAGTTTCTGGACGGGAGTGCGTTAAGGCATTAGAAAAAGCAGGTTTTTATTTCAAACGGCAAGAAGGAAGCCACATGATTTTAAGGAGAAATGAACCATTTGCACAGGTGGTTGTCCCTGACCACAAAGAATTAGATAGAGGAACCTTACGGGCAATTATCCGGCAAGCTGGTTTAAATGTGGAGGAATTCGTGAAATTATTATAA
- a CDS encoding cupin domain-containing protein translates to MKDYLIDFQNMNWESLAPGVRYKAFIRGNQRIRLVEFSEEFIEKDWCTKGHVGYVLEGGISIDFNGTPINFKAGDGLFIPKGEACRHRGKVAKGEKALIILFEEV, encoded by the coding sequence ATGAAGGACTATTTGATTGATTTCCAAAACATGAATTGGGAAAGCCTGGCACCAGGTGTTCGATATAAGGCATTTATTAGAGGTAATCAAAGAATACGGTTGGTAGAATTTTCAGAGGAATTTATCGAGAAGGATTGGTGCACCAAAGGACACGTAGGCTATGTTCTAGAAGGTGGTATTTCGATAGATTTTAATGGAACACCGATAAATTTTAAAGCAGGTGATGGGCTATTTATTCCCAAAGGGGAAGCATGCAGACATAGGGGTAAGGTTGCCAAAGGAGAAAAAGCATTAATTATTTTGTTTGAAGAAGTATGA
- a CDS encoding TIGR03013 family PEP-CTERM/XrtA system glycosyltransferase has translation MIKIFNQYYPIRNVLFVVGEGGLIFLSVILAAMVRFGGLDAGWLGDNLIWSKIFLITLVCQVSLYYFDLYDLKVTDTFLELGIRLLHALGVASIGLAVIYYIFPQLIMGRGIFFITLAFLVLLVTSWRFIYNLILRKNMFAQRLLLVGNGRLAADILAELGEKPDSGYKIVGLVPTARGERTSQTEIPIFEDIRDLKRLVEQEKVDKIVVSMDERRGALPVAELLDCRMNGTPVIEGETFYEILTGKILVEKINPSWLIFSEGFEKTPLHRVTKRLVGFALASTGLLITAPVILITAIAIKLDSRGLVFFKQERIGENGRIFKVYKFRSMRTDAELNSGPVWAQEDDPRITRVGRIIRNLRIDEIPQMWNVLKGDMSFVGPRPERPHFVNELRKSVPYYDQRHTVKPGITGWAQVLYPYGASEDDALQKLKYDLYYIKHMSVVMDLLIVVKTIKIVLFGRGSR, from the coding sequence ATGATTAAGATATTTAACCAGTACTATCCCATCAGGAACGTCCTCTTTGTGGTTGGTGAGGGCGGCCTTATTTTTCTGTCCGTCATTCTGGCCGCTATGGTCCGCTTTGGAGGACTGGATGCCGGATGGCTGGGAGATAATCTGATCTGGAGCAAGATTTTTCTCATTACCCTGGTCTGCCAGGTCAGCCTCTATTACTTCGATCTTTATGATCTAAAAGTTACCGATACCTTTCTGGAACTGGGTATCCGCCTCCTCCATGCCCTTGGGGTGGCTTCTATCGGTCTCGCCGTAATCTATTATATATTCCCGCAGCTCATCATGGGGCGGGGCATTTTTTTTATTACCCTGGCCTTCCTGGTTCTTTTGGTCACTTCCTGGCGCTTTATATACAATTTAATATTGCGCAAGAATATGTTTGCGCAAAGGCTGTTACTGGTGGGAAACGGCAGGTTGGCCGCAGACATCTTAGCGGAGCTGGGAGAGAAACCGGATTCAGGTTATAAGATAGTGGGTTTGGTCCCGACGGCCAGGGGGGAGAGGACATCGCAAACAGAAATTCCTATTTTTGAGGATATCCGGGACTTAAAGAGGCTTGTCGAACAGGAAAAAGTTGACAAGATTGTGGTCTCTATGGACGAGAGAAGAGGCGCGCTTCCGGTTGCCGAGCTCCTGGATTGCCGGATGAACGGTACCCCGGTTATAGAAGGTGAGACCTTCTATGAGATATTGACGGGTAAGATCCTGGTAGAAAAGATTAATCCAAGCTGGCTCATATTTTCCGAGGGGTTTGAGAAGACGCCCCTGCATCGGGTGACGAAAAGGCTTGTGGGATTTGCCCTGGCATCGACCGGCCTGTTAATAACTGCGCCGGTTATATTGATTACCGCCATAGCCATTAAGCTTGATTCCAGAGGCCTGGTGTTTTTTAAGCAGGAGCGGATAGGTGAGAATGGCCGGATATTCAAGGTCTATAAGTTCAGGTCGATGAGAACAGATGCGGAGCTAAACAGCGGCCCGGTCTGGGCGCAAGAGGATGACCCGCGCATTACCCGGGTAGGCAGGATTATACGTAACCTGAGAATCGATGAAATACCCCAGATGTGGAATGTCCTTAAAGGAGATATGAGCTTTGTAGGGCCCCGTCCGGAGAGACCCCATTTTGTAAATGAATTAAGAAAAAGCGTGCCCTACTATGATCAAAGACACACAGTGAAGCCGGGGATAACCGGTTGGGCGCAGGTTCTCTATCCTTATGGGGCATCTGAGGATGATGCGTTACAAAAGTTGAAGTACGATCTTTATTATATCAAACACATGTCTGTGGTAATGGACTTGTTAATTGTGGTAAAGACTATTAAAATTGTGCTGTTCGGCCGGGGATCACGTTAG
- a CDS encoding AAA family ATPase, whose protein sequence is MIIQRIEATNFRSLRSVDISSSNLLAILGRNGAGKSSVLYALDVFYNTAAQITEYDYFDKDTASDITIRVTYGDFKQDEREEFSSYITAGRLIVTKVINSGGARYYSASRQLPEFAEIRKLAATPKRKEFNDLVSSNKYADLNQKANSAQAVEDAMATFESAHPEFLQVFPRETQFFGPRNIGGGKLDKYTKFVLVPAVRDASSEAERRGVILQLIDVLVMRSVNARPDVRELNAEFERRVKEVYSANNLTELRSLGSLITQVLKRYAPGAELDLTFGEVDPPKLSLPPAIASLVEDNFKCPINYSGHGLQRALIFALLHQLSLTEQTVPEQTESESTSSFAPSGPSKIPDLILAIEEPELYLHPSRCRYLSSVMLQLSKKPEQESDPRTQIIYGTHSPYFVDLQRFDQIRLARKVPVEGTNTLQTKITFYTREDAARRLAEISQKNPDDFTDISFAAHASPVMTTIVNEGFFSDLVVIVEGNSEVGALWTMQEIQKLNWDALGISIVPVSGKNNIDRPVVVFRGLEIPTFFIFDADSSLNGQKRDAAIRTNHLLQRLAGVPPTDFPQTDVFDTWAVFNDKLEAELEGATGQDNFNQLRTQIAEGLGYNQPSSVFKNIEGAAMFVKQVYANGGRIPVLENIVERVTRLRQGNLNLNGGAGRP, encoded by the coding sequence ATGATTATACAGAGAATTGAGGCCACCAATTTCCGATCCCTGAGATCAGTCGATATCAGCAGCTCTAATCTTCTTGCCATCCTTGGAAGAAATGGCGCTGGCAAGTCAAGCGTGCTATACGCCCTTGATGTGTTCTACAACACCGCGGCACAGATTACGGAGTATGACTACTTCGACAAAGACACGGCATCCGACATAACGATTCGCGTCACCTATGGTGACTTCAAACAGGATGAGCGTGAAGAGTTCTCTTCATACATCACTGCCGGCAGGCTCATTGTTACCAAGGTAATCAATAGCGGGGGGGCGCGATACTATTCTGCTTCACGACAGCTTCCAGAATTCGCAGAGATCAGGAAACTCGCTGCTACCCCAAAGCGGAAAGAATTCAATGATCTCGTATCAAGCAACAAGTATGCAGACTTGAATCAGAAAGCGAATTCTGCCCAAGCAGTTGAAGATGCTATGGCTACCTTCGAATCCGCCCATCCTGAATTCTTGCAGGTATTTCCGAGGGAAACTCAATTTTTCGGACCAAGGAATATCGGTGGTGGCAAACTCGACAAGTACACGAAATTCGTTCTGGTGCCCGCAGTTAGGGATGCGTCCTCAGAGGCAGAACGTCGGGGCGTGATCCTCCAACTTATAGACGTTTTGGTAATGAGGAGCGTCAATGCTAGACCGGACGTCCGTGAGCTCAATGCTGAGTTTGAGAGACGAGTCAAAGAGGTGTACAGTGCAAACAATCTCACCGAACTGCGATCTCTGGGTTCTTTGATCACCCAGGTTCTGAAGAGATACGCGCCAGGTGCAGAACTTGATCTTACCTTTGGTGAGGTAGACCCTCCAAAGCTATCTCTACCTCCAGCAATTGCCTCCCTTGTCGAGGACAATTTCAAATGCCCGATCAACTACAGTGGCCACGGACTTCAACGGGCGCTCATCTTCGCCCTTCTGCATCAACTCTCGCTAACCGAACAAACAGTTCCTGAACAAACGGAATCAGAGTCGACCAGTTCTTTTGCTCCATCAGGTCCCAGCAAAATACCCGACTTGATACTGGCAATTGAGGAACCAGAACTATATCTCCATCCCTCACGATGCAGATACCTCTCCAGCGTTATGCTCCAATTGTCAAAGAAGCCTGAGCAGGAGAGCGATCCAAGAACGCAGATCATCTATGGAACGCATTCGCCATACTTCGTTGACCTCCAGAGATTTGACCAAATCAGACTGGCCAGAAAAGTGCCCGTTGAGGGTACCAATACGCTCCAAACGAAGATAACTTTCTATACGCGCGAAGATGCAGCGAGACGCCTAGCAGAGATCAGCCAAAAGAATCCCGATGATTTCACGGACATCTCTTTCGCAGCTCATGCCTCCCCGGTAATGACCACGATCGTGAACGAGGGCTTCTTCTCAGACTTAGTTGTCATTGTCGAGGGCAACTCTGAGGTCGGTGCTTTGTGGACAATGCAAGAGATTCAGAAGCTCAACTGGGATGCCCTCGGAATCTCCATCGTTCCAGTTAGCGGGAAGAACAACATTGATCGGCCAGTTGTGGTTTTCCGAGGTCTTGAGATTCCAACCTTTTTCATATTTGACGCAGATTCAAGCCTCAACGGGCAAAAACGTGATGCCGCAATTCGGACCAATCACTTGTTACAAAGGCTCGCCGGTGTTCCCCCGACTGATTTCCCTCAAACGGACGTCTTTGATACTTGGGCTGTATTCAATGACAAACTCGAGGCGGAACTTGAAGGTGCAACGGGGCAGGACAATTTCAATCAACTCCGAACACAAATTGCAGAAGGGCTAGGATACAATCAACCCTCTTCTGTCTTTAAGAACATCGAAGGCGCTGCCATGTTCGTCAAGCAGGTTTATGCAAACGGGGGGCGAATTCCTGTGCTAGAGAACATCGTTGAACGCGTCACAAGGCTCAGGCAAGGCAATTTGAATCTGAACGGAGGGGCGGGCCGTCCATAA
- a CDS encoding class I SAM-dependent methyltransferase yields the protein MKLNWFEKLIMNSPIRPMNQRKEARLMLQLGGDVRGGRVLEIGCGRGVGVEIIFDIFGPSCVEAFDFDTDQVCLAKQRLSSMYQDKANIYTGDATKISSPDNHFDAVFDFGALHHIPDNSVAISEIARVLKPGGRFFFMELLSSLTMKPIMRLLTQHPPEAQFTWEALSMELAKSGLVVSENSCVVNSSRVVGVARKSTGRGGTPLNL from the coding sequence GTGAAACTCAATTGGTTTGAGAAATTGATTATGAACAGCCCCATTCGTCCAATGAACCAGCGGAAAGAAGCGCGTCTTATGTTGCAACTAGGAGGCGACGTAAGAGGCGGCAGAGTATTGGAAATTGGTTGTGGTAGAGGCGTAGGTGTGGAGATTATCTTTGATATATTTGGTCCATCGTGCGTGGAAGCTTTCGATTTTGACACTGACCAAGTCTGTTTAGCAAAACAGCGTTTATCAAGTATGTATCAAGATAAGGCAAATATATACACGGGTGATGCAACGAAAATATCATCTCCTGATAATCATTTTGATGCGGTTTTCGATTTTGGAGCGCTTCATCATATTCCCGATAATTCCGTAGCTATCAGTGAAATAGCACGAGTTCTCAAACCTGGGGGACGGTTTTTCTTTATGGAGCTTCTTTCTTCTCTTACAATGAAACCCATTATGCGTCTTCTGACGCAGCACCCACCCGAAGCGCAGTTCACATGGGAAGCACTTTCGATGGAATTAGCAAAGTCGGGTTTAGTGGTATCGGAAAATTCCTGCGTTGTGAATTCATCCAGGGTGGTCGGTGTCGCTCGGAAAAGCACCGGGAGAGGCGGGACGCCCTTAAATTTATAA
- a CDS encoding sigma-54 dependent transcriptional regulator yields MDRIACLYITDEDLAGYVKAVIHHYGYRQRLTYWPGRGKSKGPGGESPHVIIVSLNGGDKSSLFGILGDQGACPYPVVLIYEREQELDALNLSKKSGVVFLKRPFTPQQLVKALQRVCPSEQEVNGTSHYFFGEDRKLIEIREKIQRISRTNITVLIQGESGTGKEIAARLVHEQSPRDKEQFIKVNGAAIPGTLLESEFFGYEKGAFTGAYCAKPGKFDLAHRGTLFLDEVGDIPLPLQSKLLQVLQNGEFSRLGGKEDVRTDVRVIAATNADLSRLVEQGRFRSDLYFRLNVAHITIPPFRDRKGDLPLLKEYFLEKYCAAYNKPYMHFSRRIMDLFSEYSWPGNVRELENIVKNIVVLENESVAYAEIKGRLIGLRNKNAGREGRLPAMVDRSLVYNLLCQGGLSLKKIGQECIRTIETEAIRACLEKTRWNRRACASQLKISYKSLLNKMQEYGIHKRS; encoded by the coding sequence ATGGATAGAATCGCCTGCCTTTACATCACCGACGAAGACCTTGCCGGATATGTCAAGGCTGTTATCCACCATTATGGATACCGGCAGCGTTTAACGTATTGGCCTGGCCGGGGAAAGAGCAAGGGGCCTGGGGGTGAGTCTCCCCACGTAATTATCGTAAGCCTGAATGGCGGGGATAAATCATCCCTTTTTGGTATATTAGGAGACCAAGGGGCCTGCCCCTATCCTGTAGTTCTTATTTATGAAAGAGAACAGGAGTTGGACGCGCTTAATCTTTCTAAAAAATCAGGCGTAGTCTTTCTTAAGAGGCCGTTTACCCCGCAGCAACTGGTTAAGGCATTGCAAAGAGTTTGCCCATCCGAGCAAGAAGTTAACGGTACCAGCCATTATTTCTTCGGTGAGGACAGAAAACTAATTGAGATCAGGGAGAAAATACAGCGGATCAGCCGGACCAATATCACTGTGCTTATTCAGGGTGAAAGCGGTACCGGTAAGGAGATCGCAGCCCGTTTGGTACATGAGCAGTCTCCACGTGATAAAGAACAGTTTATCAAGGTAAACGGCGCGGCTATCCCGGGAACGCTTCTGGAAAGCGAGTTTTTTGGTTATGAAAAAGGGGCTTTTACCGGCGCTTACTGTGCAAAACCCGGGAAGTTTGATCTGGCCCATAGAGGGACGTTATTTTTAGATGAAGTAGGGGATATTCCGCTGCCCTTGCAATCCAAGCTATTGCAGGTCTTACAGAACGGCGAATTTTCCCGGCTGGGCGGCAAGGAAGATGTCCGTACCGATGTCCGGGTGATCGCTGCAACAAATGCCGATTTGTCGAGGCTTGTTGAACAGGGCAGGTTTAGATCAGATTTATATTTCAGGCTTAACGTAGCCCATATAACCATACCTCCTTTCAGGGATAGAAAGGGAGACCTGCCCTTACTGAAAGAGTATTTTTTGGAAAAATACTGTGCGGCATATAACAAACCATATATGCATTTTTCAAGAAGGATTATGGACCTTTTCTCGGAATATAGTTGGCCGGGCAACGTGAGAGAACTGGAAAATATTGTCAAAAATATTGTGGTCCTGGAAAATGAGTCAGTGGCTTATGCGGAGATCAAGGGGCGACTGATAGGCTTAAGGAATAAGAATGCCGGCCGGGAAGGACGACTTCCGGCCATGGTTGACAGATCTCTGGTATATAACCTTTTGTGTCAGGGGGGGCTTTCCCTGAAGAAGATAGGTCAGGAATGTATAAGAACGATTGAAACAGAGGCCATAAGGGCCTGCCTGGAGAAGACAAGGTGGAATAGACGGGCCTGCGCTTCTCAGCTTAAGATAAGCTATAAATCCCTTTTGAATAAAATGCAAGAATATGGCATACATAAACGCTCGTAG